The following are encoded together in the Pan troglodytes isolate AG18354 chromosome 6, NHGRI_mPanTro3-v2.0_pri, whole genome shotgun sequence genome:
- the FKBP6 gene encoding inactive peptidyl-prolyl cis-trans isomerase FKBP6 isoform X3 has translation MGGSALNQGVLERDDAPGQSLYERLSQRMLDISGDRGVLKDVIREGAGDLVAPDASVLVKYSGYLEHMDRPFDSNYFRKTPRLMKLGEDITLWGMELGLLSMRRGELARFLFKPNYAYGTLGCPPLIPPNTTVLFEIELLDFLDCAESDKFCALSAALLLLRRRSAPPEEQHLVEAAKLPVLLNLSFTYLKLDRPTIALCYGEQALIIDQKNAKALFRCGQACLLLTEYQKARDFLVRAQKEQPFNHDINNELKKLASCYRDYVDKEKEMWHRMFAPCGDGSTAGES, from the exons ATGGGGGGAAGCGCGTTAAACCAGGGAGTCCTGGAAAGGGACGACGCCCCCGGCCAG TCCCTGTACGAGCGGTTAAGTCAGAGGATGCTGGACATCTCGGGGGACCGGGGCGTGCTGAAGGACGTCATCCGAGAAGGAGCTGGAGACCTAGTGGCGCCTGATGCTTCGGTGCTAG TGAAATACTCGGGATACCTGGAACACATGGACAGACCCTTCGATTCTAATTACTTTAGGAAAACTCCTCGGCTAATGAAACTTGGAGAGG ATATTACACTGTGGGGCATGGAGCTGGGCCTTCTGAGCATGCGGAGAGGAGAGCTGGCCAGGTTTCTGTTCAAACCGAACTACGCCTATGGAACGCTGGGCTGCCCTCCCTTGATCCCCCCAAACACCACTGTCCTGTTTGAGATTGAGCTGCTTGACTTCCTAGACTGTGCTGAGTCAGACAAGTTTTGTGCTCTCTCAGCT GCCCTGTTGCTTCTGCGCCGGCGATCAGCACCCCCTGAAGAGCAGCACCTGGTGGAGGCCGCCAAGCTTCCTGTTCTCCTGAACCTGTCCTTTACATACCTGAAGCTAGACCGACCCACCATAGCCCTGTGCTATGGAGAGCAGGCTTTGATCATTGACCAAAAGAATGCCAAGGCCCTCTTCAGGTGTGGACAG GCTTGTCTTCTCCTGACTGAGTATCAAAAGGCCCGGGATTTTCTAGTTCGAGCCCAGAAGGAGCAACCCTTCAATCATGACATCAATAATGAGCTGAAGAAACTGGCTAG CTGTTACAGGGACTATGtggataaagagaaagaaatgtggcACCGCATGTTCGCGCCCTGTGGTGATGGTTCTACAGCAGGAGAAAGTTGA
- the FKBP6 gene encoding inactive peptidyl-prolyl cis-trans isomerase FKBP6 isoform X1 — translation MGGSALNQGVLERDDAPGQSLYERLSQRMLDISGDRGVLKDVIREGAGDLVAPDASVLVKYSGYLEHMDRPFDSNYFRKTPRLMKLGEDITLWGMELGLLSMRRGELARFLFKPNYAYGTLGCPPLIPPNTTVLFEIELLDFLDCAESDKFCALSAEQQDQFPLQKVLKVAATEREFGNYLFRQNRFYDAKVRYKRALLLLRRRSAPPEEQHLVEAAKLPVLLNLSFTYLKLDRPTIALCYGEQALIIDQKNAKALFRCGQACLLLTEYQKARDFLVRAQKEQPFNHDINNELKKLASCYRDYVDKEKEMWHRMFAPCGDGSTAGES, via the exons ATGGGGGGAAGCGCGTTAAACCAGGGAGTCCTGGAAAGGGACGACGCCCCCGGCCAG TCCCTGTACGAGCGGTTAAGTCAGAGGATGCTGGACATCTCGGGGGACCGGGGCGTGCTGAAGGACGTCATCCGAGAAGGAGCTGGAGACCTAGTGGCGCCTGATGCTTCGGTGCTAG TGAAATACTCGGGATACCTGGAACACATGGACAGACCCTTCGATTCTAATTACTTTAGGAAAACTCCTCGGCTAATGAAACTTGGAGAGG ATATTACACTGTGGGGCATGGAGCTGGGCCTTCTGAGCATGCGGAGAGGAGAGCTGGCCAGGTTTCTGTTCAAACCGAACTACGCCTATGGAACGCTGGGCTGCCCTCCCTTGATCCCCCCAAACACCACTGTCCTGTTTGAGATTGAGCTGCTTGACTTCCTAGACTGTGCTGAGTCAGACAAGTTTTGTGCTCTCTCAGCT GAGCAGCAAGACCAATTTCCACTTCAGAAGGTCCTGAAAGTGGCAGCTACGGAACGGGAGTTTGGCAACTACCTTTTCCGCCAGAATCGTTTCTATGATGCCAAAGTGAGATATAAAAGG GCCCTGTTGCTTCTGCGCCGGCGATCAGCACCCCCTGAAGAGCAGCACCTGGTGGAGGCCGCCAAGCTTCCTGTTCTCCTGAACCTGTCCTTTACATACCTGAAGCTAGACCGACCCACCATAGCCCTGTGCTATGGAGAGCAGGCTTTGATCATTGACCAAAAGAATGCCAAGGCCCTCTTCAGGTGTGGACAG GCTTGTCTTCTCCTGACTGAGTATCAAAAGGCCCGGGATTTTCTAGTTCGAGCCCAGAAGGAGCAACCCTTCAATCATGACATCAATAATGAGCTGAAGAAACTGGCTAG CTGTTACAGGGACTATGtggataaagagaaagaaatgtggcACCGCATGTTCGCGCCCTGTGGTGATGGTTCTACAGCAGGAGAAAGTTGA
- the FKBP6 gene encoding inactive peptidyl-prolyl cis-trans isomerase FKBP6 isoform X4 yields the protein MSASSWPQNGMPPSSLYERLSQRMLDISGDRGVLKDVIREGAGDLVAPDASVLVKYSGYLEHMDRPFDSNYFRKTPRLMKLGEDITLWGMELGLLSMRRGELARFLFKPNYAYGTLGCPPLIPPNTTVLFEIELLDFLDCAESDKFCALSAALLLLRRRSAPPEEQHLVEAAKLPVLLNLSFTYLKLDRPTIALCYGEQALIIDQKNAKALFRCGQACLLLTEYQKARDFLVRAQKEQPFNHDINNELKKLASCYRDYVDKEKEMWHRMFAPCGDGSTAGES from the exons ATGAGTGCCTCCTCGTGGCCCCAGAATGGAATGCCGCCGTCG TCCCTGTACGAGCGGTTAAGTCAGAGGATGCTGGACATCTCGGGGGACCGGGGCGTGCTGAAGGACGTCATCCGAGAAGGAGCTGGAGACCTAGTGGCGCCTGATGCTTCGGTGCTAG TGAAATACTCGGGATACCTGGAACACATGGACAGACCCTTCGATTCTAATTACTTTAGGAAAACTCCTCGGCTAATGAAACTTGGAGAGG ATATTACACTGTGGGGCATGGAGCTGGGCCTTCTGAGCATGCGGAGAGGAGAGCTGGCCAGGTTTCTGTTCAAACCGAACTACGCCTATGGAACGCTGGGCTGCCCTCCCTTGATCCCCCCAAACACCACTGTCCTGTTTGAGATTGAGCTGCTTGACTTCCTAGACTGTGCTGAGTCAGACAAGTTTTGTGCTCTCTCAGCT GCCCTGTTGCTTCTGCGCCGGCGATCAGCACCCCCTGAAGAGCAGCACCTGGTGGAGGCCGCCAAGCTTCCTGTTCTCCTGAACCTGTCCTTTACATACCTGAAGCTAGACCGACCCACCATAGCCCTGTGCTATGGAGAGCAGGCTTTGATCATTGACCAAAAGAATGCCAAGGCCCTCTTCAGGTGTGGACAG GCTTGTCTTCTCCTGACTGAGTATCAAAAGGCCCGGGATTTTCTAGTTCGAGCCCAGAAGGAGCAACCCTTCAATCATGACATCAATAATGAGCTGAAGAAACTGGCTAG CTGTTACAGGGACTATGtggataaagagaaagaaatgtggcACCGCATGTTCGCGCCCTGTGGTGATGGTTCTACAGCAGGAGAAAGTTGA
- the FKBP6 gene encoding inactive peptidyl-prolyl cis-trans isomerase FKBP6 isoform X2: MSASSWPQNGMPPSSLYERLSQRMLDISGDRGVLKDVIREGAGDLVAPDASVLVKYSGYLEHMDRPFDSNYFRKTPRLMKLGEDITLWGMELGLLSMRRGELARFLFKPNYAYGTLGCPPLIPPNTTVLFEIELLDFLDCAESDKFCALSAEQQDQFPLQKVLKVAATEREFGNYLFRQNRFYDAKVRYKRALLLLRRRSAPPEEQHLVEAAKLPVLLNLSFTYLKLDRPTIALCYGEQALIIDQKNAKALFRCGQACLLLTEYQKARDFLVRAQKEQPFNHDINNELKKLASCYRDYVDKEKEMWHRMFAPCGDGSTAGES; the protein is encoded by the exons ATGAGTGCCTCCTCGTGGCCCCAGAATGGAATGCCGCCGTCG TCCCTGTACGAGCGGTTAAGTCAGAGGATGCTGGACATCTCGGGGGACCGGGGCGTGCTGAAGGACGTCATCCGAGAAGGAGCTGGAGACCTAGTGGCGCCTGATGCTTCGGTGCTAG TGAAATACTCGGGATACCTGGAACACATGGACAGACCCTTCGATTCTAATTACTTTAGGAAAACTCCTCGGCTAATGAAACTTGGAGAGG ATATTACACTGTGGGGCATGGAGCTGGGCCTTCTGAGCATGCGGAGAGGAGAGCTGGCCAGGTTTCTGTTCAAACCGAACTACGCCTATGGAACGCTGGGCTGCCCTCCCTTGATCCCCCCAAACACCACTGTCCTGTTTGAGATTGAGCTGCTTGACTTCCTAGACTGTGCTGAGTCAGACAAGTTTTGTGCTCTCTCAGCT GAGCAGCAAGACCAATTTCCACTTCAGAAGGTCCTGAAAGTGGCAGCTACGGAACGGGAGTTTGGCAACTACCTTTTCCGCCAGAATCGTTTCTATGATGCCAAAGTGAGATATAAAAGG GCCCTGTTGCTTCTGCGCCGGCGATCAGCACCCCCTGAAGAGCAGCACCTGGTGGAGGCCGCCAAGCTTCCTGTTCTCCTGAACCTGTCCTTTACATACCTGAAGCTAGACCGACCCACCATAGCCCTGTGCTATGGAGAGCAGGCTTTGATCATTGACCAAAAGAATGCCAAGGCCCTCTTCAGGTGTGGACAG GCTTGTCTTCTCCTGACTGAGTATCAAAAGGCCCGGGATTTTCTAGTTCGAGCCCAGAAGGAGCAACCCTTCAATCATGACATCAATAATGAGCTGAAGAAACTGGCTAG CTGTTACAGGGACTATGtggataaagagaaagaaatgtggcACCGCATGTTCGCGCCCTGTGGTGATGGTTCTACAGCAGGAGAAAGTTGA